A section of the Rhodobacter sp. genome encodes:
- the addA gene encoding double-strand break repair helicase AddA: MDEATLNQIRATAPHESTWLSANAGSGKTKVLIDRVARLLLNGTPPQRILCLTYTKAAASEMQNRLFKRLGEWAMLSDARLQEALRALDEPPGSTDLLASARRLFARAIETPGGLKIQTIHAFCSSLLRRFPLEAAVSPDFAEADERSLQQLRIDLLDRFARGPEAGAMTALLQRLNEEAFGDLLAEIGRHRDAFSGETPDFHALFGLHPGDSEARLEAEVLQGDEADLFARLVPKLRAGTSMDQKLADTLSQWRGFADLPLLEDRLLTGAKAKVPFSAKTGKHITKDTARTVGPDDLAALDALGERVEGARSRRQGLAAAALVRDLHRFARLWLPAFDAAKAQRGWLDFDDLIRLARRLLSVSDVAQWVLFKLDGGIDHILVDEAQDTSPEQWQVIDQLTQEFTAGQGARDDLRTIFVVGDRKQSIYSFQGADLHGFESTRERFRQRLGDAGQGLSLMELRHSFRSSDAVLRLVDQCFTLDSGGLGGAPEHLAFFPAMAGRVDLWPPVPKTEKPEETPWDQPMDRVSADDPDVVLARAVAAEIRAMIDRGEQIATRDGPRPLHEGDVLILVRRRALLFRALIRACKAQGLAIAGADRLVLGEELAIKDLIALLRFLALPEDDLSLAVALRSPLFGWSEDALFRLAHGRRGYLWESLRADPAHVETRAVLDDLRGQVDFLRPYELIERVLTRHDGRRRIRARFGAEVDEALEAFVDLALSYEEGHVPSLDGFLGWLEASDAEVKRQTESAGRRLRVMTVHGSKGLESPIVILPDTAARKVTNRNTVALAQGVPILRAVAAEATDAQQQADAAEKQLRDEESDRLLYVALTRAEKWLIVCGAGEVEGDGTWYGRVAAAMQALAPVPIASPTGPGLRHAHGDWPAPTRPEAPATPAPRGVDLPPLPVARVAAPPLTPSALGGAKALHGDGDETEVALERGRLIHRLLEELAPLPAADRAARGAQLAADAPEVLAEALAVLNAPALAPVLGGDALVEVALSGTWQGRTMWGIIDRLLIRPDQVLAVDFKSNRQIPATVEQVPEGLLRQMGAYAHLLAPLYPGRRIETALLWTANATLMPLPQAATSAALGRAGLDPELGST, from the coding sequence ATGGATGAGGCGACGCTGAACCAGATCCGCGCCACCGCACCACACGAGTCGACCTGGCTGTCGGCCAATGCGGGCTCGGGCAAGACCAAGGTGTTGATCGACCGGGTGGCGCGACTGTTGCTGAACGGCACGCCGCCGCAGCGGATTCTGTGCCTGACCTATACCAAGGCCGCGGCCAGCGAGATGCAGAACCGGCTGTTCAAGCGGTTGGGCGAATGGGCCATGTTGTCCGACGCCCGTCTGCAAGAGGCGCTGCGCGCGCTGGACGAACCTCCTGGCAGCACCGACCTGCTGGCCAGCGCGCGCCGGCTCTTTGCGCGGGCGATCGAGACCCCCGGCGGGCTGAAGATCCAGACGATCCACGCTTTCTGTTCGTCTCTGCTCAGGCGGTTTCCGCTGGAGGCCGCGGTCTCGCCCGACTTTGCCGAGGCTGACGAACGCAGCCTGCAACAGTTGCGAATCGACCTGCTGGACCGGTTCGCCCGGGGACCCGAGGCCGGCGCGATGACCGCCTTGCTGCAACGTCTGAACGAGGAGGCCTTTGGCGACCTTTTGGCCGAAATCGGCAGGCACAGAGACGCTTTCAGCGGTGAAACGCCCGATTTCCATGCGCTGTTCGGCCTGCACCCGGGCGATTCCGAGGCCCGTCTGGAAGCCGAGGTTCTTCAGGGCGACGAGGCCGACCTGTTCGCCCGCCTGGTGCCCAAGTTGCGCGCCGGCACGTCGATGGACCAGAAGCTGGCCGACACCCTGTCGCAATGGCGCGGCTTTGCGGATCTGCCTTTGCTGGAAGATCGACTTCTCACCGGCGCCAAGGCAAAGGTGCCCTTTTCCGCCAAGACCGGCAAGCACATCACCAAGGACACCGCCAGGACCGTCGGACCCGACGATCTGGCCGCCCTCGACGCGCTGGGCGAGCGGGTCGAGGGGGCGCGCAGCCGGCGCCAGGGCTTGGCGGCCGCGGCCCTGGTCCGGGACCTGCACCGGTTCGCCCGGCTCTGGCTGCCCGCCTTCGACGCCGCCAAGGCGCAGCGCGGCTGGCTGGATTTCGACGATCTGATCCGGCTGGCGCGCCGCCTTCTCAGCGTCAGCGATGTGGCGCAATGGGTGCTGTTCAAGCTGGACGGCGGCATCGATCACATCCTGGTGGACGAAGCCCAGGACACCAGCCCCGAACAATGGCAGGTCATTGACCAGTTGACGCAGGAATTCACCGCCGGGCAGGGCGCGCGCGACGATCTGCGCACGATCTTCGTGGTCGGTGACCGCAAACAATCGATCTATTCCTTCCAGGGCGCCGATCTGCACGGCTTCGAGTCCACGCGCGAGCGGTTCCGCCAGCGGCTCGGGGATGCCGGGCAGGGGTTGTCGTTGATGGAACTTCGCCACTCGTTCCGGTCGTCGGACGCGGTGCTGCGGCTGGTGGACCAGTGTTTCACGCTGGATTCGGGCGGTCTGGGCGGCGCGCCGGAACACCTGGCCTTTTTCCCGGCGATGGCCGGGCGCGTCGATCTGTGGCCGCCGGTGCCAAAGACCGAAAAGCCCGAGGAAACCCCTTGGGACCAGCCGATGGACCGGGTTTCCGCCGACGATCCTGACGTGGTGCTGGCCCGCGCCGTTGCGGCGGAAATCCGCGCCATGATCGACCGGGGCGAACAGATCGCCACGCGCGACGGTCCGCGCCCCCTGCACGAAGGCGATGTGCTGATCCTGGTGCGGCGGCGGGCGTTGTTGTTCCGTGCGCTGATCCGTGCGTGCAAGGCGCAGGGACTGGCCATTGCCGGGGCCGACCGTCTGGTCCTGGGCGAGGAACTGGCGATCAAGGATCTGATCGCGCTGTTGCGGTTCCTAGCCCTGCCCGAAGACGACCTGTCGCTTGCCGTCGCGCTGCGCTCGCCCCTGTTCGGATGGAGCGAGGACGCGCTGTTCCGGCTGGCGCACGGGCGGCGCGGGTATCTGTGGGAAAGCCTGCGCGCCGATCCCGCCCATGTCGAAACCCGGGCCGTTCTGGACGATCTGCGCGGCCAGGTGGATTTCCTCAGGCCCTATGAATTGATCGAACGGGTCCTGACGCGGCACGACGGACGGCGGCGCATCCGCGCGCGGTTCGGTGCCGAGGTGGACGAGGCACTGGAGGCCTTTGTCGATCTCGCGCTCAGCTACGAGGAGGGGCACGTCCCCTCGCTGGACGGGTTTCTGGGCTGGCTCGAGGCCTCGGACGCCGAGGTCAAGCGCCAGACCGAATCGGCTGGGCGGCGGCTCAGGGTGATGACGGTGCACGGCTCGAAAGGGCTGGAATCGCCGATCGTGATTCTGCCCGACACCGCCGCGCGCAAGGTGACCAACCGCAACACGGTCGCGTTGGCGCAGGGCGTGCCGATCCTGCGCGCCGTCGCGGCCGAGGCAACCGACGCCCAGCAGCAGGCCGATGCCGCCGAGAAGCAGTTGCGCGACGAGGAAAGCGACCGGTTGCTTTATGTGGCGCTGACCCGGGCCGAGAAATGGCTGATCGTCTGCGGCGCCGGCGAGGTCGAGGGGGACGGAACCTGGTATGGCCGTGTCGCGGCGGCGATGCAGGCGCTGGCGCCAGTGCCGATTGCGTCGCCGACGGGGCCGGGGCTGCGGCACGCGCACGGCGATTGGCCCGCGCCCACCCGGCCCGAGGCCCCCGCCACCCCCGCGCCGCGCGGCGTCGATCTGCCGCCCCTGCCGGTGGCCCGGGTCGCCGCGCCGCCGCTGACCCCCAGCGCGCTGGGGGGGGCCAAGGCGCTGCACGGCGATGGCGACGAGACCGAGGTCGCGCTGGAACGTGGCCGCCTGATCCATCGTCTTCTCGAGGAACTGGCGCCCTTGCCCGCCGCGGACCGCGCGGCGCGCGGCGCGCAGCTGGCCGCTGACGCGCCCGAGGTCCTGGCCGAGGCGCTGGCCGTTCTGAACGCCCCCGCGCTGGCCCCGGTTCTGGGAGGCGACGCGTTGGTCGAAGTCGCGCTGTCGGGAACCTGGCAGGGACGGACGATGTGGGGGATCATCGACCGGCTGCTGATCCGGCCGGACCAGGTGCTGGCGGTCGATTTCAAATCCAACCGGCAGATCCCCGCCACGGTCGAACAGGTGCCCGAGGGCCTGCTCAGGCAGATGGGGGCCTATGCGCATCTTCTGGCGCCGCTCTATCCCGGGCGGCGCATCGAGACGGCGCTGCTCTGGACAGCGAACGCCACCCTCATGCCGTTGCCGCAGGCCGCGACGAGCGCGGCTCTTGGCCGCGCCGGGCTTGACCCGGAACTGGGGTCTACATAG